Genomic segment of Deinococcota bacterium:
ACCTGCTCGTGCAAGACGACCTCTTGCCGGTCAGCTACCTGCAGAGCGCCAACCTGCTCTTGAGCGCCCAGCTCGCCGAGCGCGTCGGCCTGCAGGGAACGCTGCGCTACCGGAGCCTCTTCGACGGCACGGCGGTCACCGGCAGCACCCTCGAGTTCGCCGACTTGGCCCTCACCGTGCGCGTCCTCGACGACGTCTTCGTCTCGACCATCTTCAATGACGTCTGGGACTTCAGCGGCGCCAACCCCGAGCAGAGCCCCTGGAACCTGCAACCACTCGTCTATGTCGTCTGGGACCGCTGCTGCTGGGCGCTCTACGGCTCCTGGGACACGAGCAGCGGCCGCGTCTCGCTGGGCGTCGGTGCGCCGGGCGGCAGCGAGGGCCTGCAGCAGGAGTTCGAGACCGATATCCGCCTGCCGGGACGGGACTAGTGGTCTTCCCTTAGTAGCGAGACCAACCTCTGACCTTGGGAAGCAGCGTGTGGATAAGAACACATCTTGGTGCATCCCTGTAGTAGCGGATAAGACGCTTGAGGGTAAGGAATACCCATAAGGCTAGCATACCCCTTCGTAAATGTCCGCCAGCGACAGGCTCAACTCTGGGCAAGGGAACGGCACCACCCCCTCGCCCGACGCCTCGGCTTGCCACCACCTCCTTGCCTCGTCGCGGTAGTGGTAGCTCACCTTCGACTCGTCTTGCGACACCATCATATAGGTCTGCAAACCGGCAAGTCTCTTGTAGTGAAAGAGCTTCTCACGCCGGTCGGTGGCATCGGTGCCGGGCGAGAGAACCTCAACGACGAGGCAAGGGCGTGTCTTATAAAGGGCTTCGCGGTCTTCAGAGTCGCATACCACCATCACGTCCGGGTAGTAGAAAAGGCTCTCTGTACCGCTCTCTGTACCATGGTCGATATGGAGCTTCATATCGCTCATAAAGACGCGGCATGCACTCCCCCTCGCCGCCGCCCAGAGATGGCCGAAGATATTTCCGGCGATGCGGTTGTGGGACTCCGTGGCGCCCGCCAAAGCGTAAAGCTCGCCCGCCACATACTCGTGACGCACGGCGCTGAACTCTTCCAGCGCCAGATAGTCGGTGACGCTCATAGGCGACGCTTTGACTGCTGGCTGCATGCCTCGAGTGTAGCACGGCGACAGCACCTGTTGACGCCAACGAATGGTAGGCCCTTGACTGGCTACACTGGCTACCAGGTTCCATCTGGCGGATCTCATCCCGGCACAGTAGGATGAAGAGATGACACTGGCTCAAACCATACCGGCGAACAAGATAGCTCTGGGCGCCCTGGGGCTCCTGCTGCTCGGGCTGGCTGGCTGCACCGGTACCACCGCGGTGCAGCCCGACGTCCTCCTGGTGGTCGGCTACAGCGACGCGGCGGGCGGCAAGGTCGCCCTGGTGCGCGCGGAGACGCTCTGCACCGGAGCTGACCCCATCTGCCAGGAGCAGGCCGTCCTGGCGGGCAGCGAGCGGCCGCTGCCCGCGCCCCCCGTCGCCTACGACTTCACCAACCGTCCGCGGGAGCGCGACGAGCTCGTGGTCCTGAGCCGGGCGGGCAATGTGCTGGGCGGCCCGGCCTTCCTGAGCTTTTTCGTCAGCGCGGACATCAGCCCGAACGACCCAAGCGGCTTTGTCGAGGCGAGGCCGGCGCTCGAGCTCGGTCCTGGGCTCGCCCGGACGCCCGCCCTGCAAAACGTCGAGCTGAGCTTTTGCCCGGTTCATGTCCAGGTCTCGGCGACGGGTCGCTACGCCGCGGTCCTCAACGACAGCCGCGGCGCCTGCGCCAGCCCCACTGCCCTCAACTCGGTGGTGGTCCTGGACCTGCGGCCGGGGCCGGGCTTGGCGCCGCGCATCGTGGACGTTGCCGACGACAACGTCTTGCCGGGCGGCCTCTACCTGAGCCAGACCTTTGCCGGTGCGAACGACCGGCTCTTCTGGACGCAAGACCGCGGCGATGCCCGCATCCTGGACATTCCGCTGCCCCGGCCGGCCGGGACCCTGCCCCGCATCGTTGCCGAGATCGCCGGTACCCTGGCCAATCCGGTCGTTGACCTGGGCGCGGTCGGCCCCACGCTCATCGCTCTGCGCCCAGGCGACTTCTTGCCCATCACCGGCCTTCCCGACAGCCCCGAGCTCGGCGACAGCGTCGACACGGCGCTCACCAACGCCCGGCGCCTGGTCACCCAGGAGACGGGGCGGCTGCCCAGCCTGGTCCTGATCGGCACCGGCCGGATCGCCATCCATCTCGATCAGGACGACCCCGAACCCGCCGAGGTGGGCATTCCTGGCGTCGTGGACGGCACCATCGACGAGGCGAGCTTCGCCTACTTTATCGCCGCGCCGCCAGCGCCGGGGGGCGACGCCGTCATCCACCTCTTCGACTTCGTGTTCTACGACCCGGCGGTGGCCCCGCCGCGGGTGCAGCCTTTTCCCGTCACGGGCCTCGGCGACCCCGCCTTCATAAGCTGGGTCTTGGCTCGTCTCGAGCCGCCTGCGGCGCGCTGACGCGCCTTCGACCCCACAAAAGGCGCCTTCGCCCTCACGACTCTGCCCGCTCAAAAGTCCCCTGGCCTCATCCCCTCAAGGCGGGGATGGGCTATTCCTGGGCTCTCGAGCCGCCGCCCAGCTCGGGCCGCTGACCCTCGCCCCAGTAGACCGTGAGGTGCGGAAAGGGGATCTCGATGTTTTCGGCGTCGAAGCGCGCCTTGATGCGCTTACGAAATTCACGGGCGGTGTTCCACTGCTCCTTGGGCAGCGTCTTGAAGAGGCAGCGCAAGGCGATGCCCGAAGCACCCAGCATCTCGACGCCCAAGACCTCGGGCGGCTCCAGGATGCGCCACTGCCAGTTCGGGTCCTCGGCAAAGCGCTCGGCCTCGTCGCGCAGAACCGCGAGGGCCTGCTCGAGGTCGGTGCGGTAGGCGACCTCGATATCCATCACGGCGCGCGACCAGTCCTTGCTCATCACCGTGGCCTTGTCGATCTGGCCGTTGGGGATGATGTGGACGCGGCCCTCGACGTCGCGCAAGGTGGTGATGCGCAGGCCGATGGCTTCGACCAGGCCGGTCAGCCCCGCCACCGTGACCACGTCGCCGACGCCGTATTGGTCCTCCATCAGGATGAAAAAGCCGGTGATCAGGTCCTTGACCAGGGACTGCGCGCCAAAGGAAATGGCCAGGCCCAAGATGCCCACCCCGGCCAGCAGCGCCGCGATGTCGGCGCCGAGCTGGCTCAAGACGAAGATGACGAGCAGCGTCGAGACGACCACCTGCAGGGTCGAATCGACCACGCTGCGAATCGTCGCGGCGCGGGCGACCTGGCGCTCGAAGCGCTGGCCGCTCACCGGCGCGATCACCCCGGTGGCCCTGCGGGCGACGCTCAGCAGGGCGTTGGCGGCCACGACGGCGAGGACGATGACGATGATCCGGCCCGCCCCGCCCGTGACCAGCCAGATCCGCACGCCAAGGGCCATGTCCGACAGGAGCGGCACCCCGAAGCGCATGCTGAAGAGCCCTAGGAACAAGAGCAGCGCGCCCGCGAAGAGGGTATTGTGCAAGTAGCGGTAGATGACCGCAAGGCGCGCCTGCTCGCCCTCCCGGCGCGCCTCGTCCCAGTCGCGGCCGGCCAGGGCGCGGCGGGCACCCTGCGCCCAGCGCGTCAGGAAGAAGCCCAGGAGAGCCAAGACCAGGAGCGTCAGGAAAGCGTCGCTGGCGAGCGCCAGCAAAAACGCCGTGGGGTCGTTCTGGAGGACTCGCCGGATGTTCTCGAGCCAGTTCACGTTCATGACCCCACCTAGCTTTGGCTCTCTCGGGTCCGGCTCTCCTGCCGCCCGGTCTCCTGCTGCCCGGTCACCTGCTGCCCGGTCTCCTGCGCCAGTGCCGCCATGTCCCCGCGCAGCCGCTCTACCAGCCCCACCTCGACGGCGCGGCTCGAGGTCCTGAGCGCGTTCCTGACCGCCACCGCCCCCGACGAGCCGTGCCCGATAAAGACGAAGCCGTCCACGCCCAGCAGCGGCGCGCCGCCGTACTCGTCGGGGTCGAGCCTAGCCGCCACCCTGAGCAGCGCCGGTTTGACCAGCGCCGCGCCGAGCCTGGTCATGGCGCCGCCCGCGAGGAGCTCCTCGCGCAGCCAGGCGAAGAGCACCTTGGCCTCGCCCTCGGCCAGCTTGAGGACCACGTTGCCGGTAAAGCCGTCGGTCACCACCACGTCGGTCGTGCCCCTAAACAGGTCGCGCCCCTCGACGTTGCCGTAGAAACGGATGCCCGCGGTCTCGCGCAGGAGCGCGTGCGCCCGGATCACCAGATCGTTGCCCTTGTGCGGCTCCTCGCCGATCGAGAGCAGCCCCACGCTGGGCGCGCTCTTGCCGAAAAAGGCGCGCGCGTAGGCCGCGCCCATCACCGCGAAGTGCTGGAGATGGCTGGGCCGGCACTCGGCGTTGGCGCCCACGTCCAAGAGCGCCACCCGGCCCTTTTGGCTGGGCACGTCGGTCAAGATAGCCGGCCGCTCGACGCCGCGGATGCGCCCCAGGCCCAGGAGGGCCGCCGCCATGGTCGCGCCCGAGTGGCCCATCGACACGCAGGCCGAGGCCTCGCCCCTTTTGACGAGCAGCGCCGCTTGCACGATGCTCGAGTCCTTGCGGCCGCGCACCTCGCTGGCGTGATCCTCCATGGTGATGACGTCGCTCGCGTG
This window contains:
- a CDS encoding Uma2 family endonuclease, with amino-acid sequence MSVTDYLALEEFSAVRHEYVAGELYALAGATESHNRIAGNIFGHLWAAARGSACRVFMSDMKLHIDHGTESGTESLFYYPDVMVVCDSEDREALYKTRPCLVVEVLSPGTDATDRREKLFHYKRLAGLQTYMMVSQDESKVSYHYRDEARRWWQAEASGEGVVPFPCPELSLSLADIYEGVC
- a CDS encoding mechanosensitive ion channel family protein, which translates into the protein MNVNWLENIRRVLQNDPTAFLLALASDAFLTLLVLALLGFFLTRWAQGARRALAGRDWDEARREGEQARLAVIYRYLHNTLFAGALLLFLGLFSMRFGVPLLSDMALGVRIWLVTGGAGRIIVIVLAVVAANALLSVARRATGVIAPVSGQRFERQVARAATIRSVVDSTLQVVVSTLLVIFVLSQLGADIAALLAGVGILGLAISFGAQSLVKDLITGFFILMEDQYGVGDVVTVAGLTGLVEAIGLRITTLRDVEGRVHIIPNGQIDKATVMSKDWSRAVMDIEVAYRTDLEQALAVLRDEAERFAEDPNWQWRILEPPEVLGVEMLGASGIALRCLFKTLPKEQWNTAREFRKRIKARFDAENIEIPFPHLTVYWGEGQRPELGGGSRAQE
- the plsX gene encoding phosphate acyltransferase PlsX, with amino-acid sequence MKAIALDAMGGDQAPAATVQGALLAAGEGIPVVLVGDRERIEAELEGKNTEALPLRVHHASDVITMEDHASEVRGRKDSSIVQAALLVKRGEASACVSMGHSGATMAAALLGLGRIRGVERPAILTDVPSQKGRVALLDVGANAECRPSHLQHFAVMGAAYARAFFGKSAPSVGLLSIGEEPHKGNDLVIRAHALLRETAGIRFYGNVEGRDLFRGTTDVVVTDGFTGNVVLKLAEGEAKVLFAWLREELLAGGAMTRLGAALVKPALLRVAARLDPDEYGGAPLLGVDGFVFIGHGSSGAVAVRNALRTSSRAVEVGLVERLRGDMAALAQETGQQVTGQQETGRQESRTRESQS